One part of the Musa acuminata AAA Group cultivar baxijiao chromosome BXJ1-5, Cavendish_Baxijiao_AAA, whole genome shotgun sequence genome encodes these proteins:
- the LOC103983621 gene encoding cytochrome c yields the protein MASFAEAPPGDTKAGEKIFKTKCAQCHTVDKGAGHKQGPNLNGLFGRQSGTTAGYSYSAANKNMAVVWEETTLYDYLLNPKKYIPGTKMVFPGLKKPQERADLISYLKQSTA from the exons ATGGCGTCGTTCGCGGAAGCTCCTCCGGGCGATACCAAGGCCGGGGAGAAGATCTTCAAGACCAAGTGCGCCCAGTGCCACACCGTCGACAAGGGCGCCGGCCACAAGCAAG GACCCAATTTGAACGGTCTTTTCGGGAGGCAATCTGGAACGACGGCAGGTTACTCCTACTCTGCTGCAAACAAGAACATGGCTGTGGTGTGGGAGGAGACAACTTTGTATGATTACTTGCTTAACCCTAAGAAG tATATTCCTGGTACTAAGATGGTTTTTCCTGGTCTGAAGAAGCCACAAGAGCGTGCAGATCTTATTTCTTATCTCAAACAATCAACAGCTTGA
- the LOC135672867 gene encoding uncharacterized protein LOC135672867, which produces MPLTRFSSDAFGVVTISLVILFHVLAIRCIYQVVYLQVRIHRRDFLQLGYFNGPWITRIFLVIFAIWWSLSEIARLSFLKGRIFSSITWQQNFCKIYILFNLGFSEPSVFLTLVFLLRASLRRRELGTLSQGWNKRTISYVFLYCIPIFVMQIFVDFAGPRFFSEAKNDGRAKKLNYFTKASVLIGDECVCTYPLFSTILLGLFHAVLISYVSYIGMHVFLSVINKQLLQRLYWLVSSVIFSLPVRVLLLGFSVLPQPGNLAYELIVFLAFLVMLFCTVIGILVLVYFPVADLMALRKLEEREVEGMPYDDYFNDSASLVANQSRHDTRRSSDVSTMRGSISFRTMIRDDTPDLDISDETNLSFHGALHIGSPSVSSSTPARPMLPLREVPRY; this is translated from the coding sequence ATGCCCCTGACCAGATTCAGTTCCGATGCATTTGGTGTGGTAACCATTTCGCTTGTCATTCTTTTTCATGTCTTGGCTATACGATGCATATACCAAGTTGTCTATTTACAAGTACGGATCCATCGACGTGATTTTCTCCAGCTTGGTTACTTCAATGGGCCCTGGATTACACGCATTTTTCTAGTTATATTTGCAATTTGGTGGAGCCTTAGTGAAATTGCTAGGCTTAGTTTTTTAAAAGGAAGGATCTTCTCCAGCATAACATGGCAGCAAAATTTTTGCAAGATCTACATCCTTTTCAATCTTGGGTTTTCAGAACCTTCTGTGTTTCTCACGCTTGTGTTCCTACTACGGGCCTCCTTGCGGAGGAGGGAGTTGGGCACTCTAAGCCAAGGATGGAACAAAAGAACCATCAGTTATGTCTTCCTTTACTGCATTCCAATTTTTGTCATGCAAAtttttgtggattttgctggacCCAGGTTTTTCAGCGAAGCTAAGAATGACGGGAGAGCAAAGAAGCTCAACTACTTCACAAAAGCTAGTGTCTTGATTGGAGATGAGTGTGTATGCACTTATCCTCTCTTTAGCACCATTCTTCTTGGGCTTTTTCATGCTGTTCTGATTAGTTATGTATCGTACATTGGAATGCATGTATTCCTGTCAGTGATCAACAAACAGCTGCTCCAAAGGCTCTATTGGTTGGTATCCTCAGTTATCTTTTCTCTTCCAGTAAGGGTTCTCCTCCTGGGTTTCTCTGTCCTACCTCAACCGGGCAACTTGGCTTATGAGCTGATTGTTTTCTTAGCCTTTCTGGTCATGTTGTTTTGCACTGtgattggtatccttgtcttGGTCTACTTCCCAGTGGCAGATTTAATGGCCCTGAGAAAGCTAGAGGAAAGAGAGGTGGAAGGGATGCCCTATGATGATTATTTCAATGACAGTGCTTCACTTGTGGCCAACCAGAGCCGTCATGACACTAGGAGGAGTTCTGATGTCTCCACAATGCGTGGGTCCATATCTTTTCGCACAATGATCAGAGATGACACCCCTGATTTGGATATCAGTGACGAGACGAACTTGTCCTTTCATGGTGCTCTTCATATTGGTTCGCCTTCAGTTTCTTCTTCAACGCCTGCAAGGCCCATGCTCCCTCTTAGAGAAGTCCCCAGATACTAG
- the LOC135674885 gene encoding GDSL esterase/lipase At1g71691-like — translation MATFSYPVFLLSAFLVVSSLFMVSTARGGAEVGDSGGQKESVPAMFVFGDSLIDNGNNNDLASFAKANYYPYGIDFAGGPTGRFSNGYTIVDEIAELLGLPLIPPYSQASGEAALHGVNYASAAAGILDITGRNFVGRIPFNQQIKNFESTLDQIAGNLGADAVANAIAHCIFFVGMGSNDYLNNYLMPNYNTRSQYTGEQFADLLVQEYTHQLTSLYNLGARKFVITGVGSMGCIPSILAQNLLSHCSLEVDKLVMPFNNNVKAMINALNVNLPHSKFIYVDTYHMFMDILSNPGAYGFSVINRGCCGIGRNSGQITCLPFQTPCANRDQYVFWDAFHPTAAVNIILARKAYDGNTNAVFPMNIQQLANLNLEPN, via the exons atgGCCACCTTTAGCTACCCTGTGTTTCTCCTCTCTGCATTTTTGGTTGTGTCATCACTCTTCATGGTTTCTACAGCACGAGGAGGAGCAGAAGTCGGAGACAGCGGTGGTCAGAAGGAGTCGGTGCCTGCAATGTTTGTGTTCGGAGACTCCCTCATCGACAACGGAAACAACAATGACTTAGCTTCCTTTGCCAAGGCTAACTATTACCCTTATGGCATTGACTTTGCCGGAGGCCCAACAGGAAGGTTCTCCAATGGCTACACCATTGTGGATGAGATAG CTGAGCTTCTTGGACTACCGCTCATTCCACCTTACTCCCAAGCATCTGGCGAGGCAGCTCTTCATGGTGTCAACTATGCTTCAGCTGCAGCAGGGATTTTGGACATCACTGGCCGGAATTTT GTGGGGAGAATACCATTCAACCAACAGATCAAGAATTTTGAGTCAACCCTTGATCAGATCGCTGGCAATTTGGGTGCAGATGCCGTTGCCAATGCCATTGCTCACTGCATCTTCTTCGTGGGGATGGGGAGCAATGACTACTTGAACAACTATCTCATGCCTAACTACAACACCAGAAGTCAGTACACCGGAGAACAGTTTGCTGATCTTTTGGTCCAAGAGTACACTCACCAGCTCACG AGTCTATACAACCTTGGAGCCAGAAAGTTTGTGATCACTGGAGTTGGATCGATGGGATGCATTCCGAGCATACTTGCACAGAATCTTCTGAGCCATTGCTCACTGGAAGTTGACAAGCTTGTGATGCCATTCAACAACAATGTCAAGGCCATGATCAACGCCCTCAATGTGAATCTTCCTCATTCCAAGTTCATATACGTGGATACCTACCACATGTTCATGGACATCCTCAGCAACCCCGGAGCATATG GATTTAGTGTGATCAATCGCGGTTGCTGCGGAATCGGGCGAAACAGCGGGCAGATTACATGCCTTCCCTTCCAGACTCCATGTGCAAACAGGGATCAGTATGTGTTTTGGGATGCTTTCCACCCTACAGCGGCTGTGAACATCATATTGGCAAGGAAGGCCTACGATGGCAACACAAATGCTGTGTTTCCCATGAACATTCAGCAGCTTGCCAACCTAAACTTGGAACCAAATTAG